One Aegilops tauschii subsp. strangulata cultivar AL8/78 chromosome 7, Aet v6.0, whole genome shotgun sequence genomic window carries:
- the LOC109751536 gene encoding putative DNA glycosylase At3g47830 — MTRKPKRKLPASPSRRDSPLEPYHGHAAPSPAQCLAVRDALLAFHGFPDEFAPFRLLRLGLSPEDEGDQPAPRPTVLDGLVTTLLSQNTTDAISRRAFASLKAAFPSWDQVVDEEGMGLEDAIRCGGLAATKAARIRAMLRGVREKRGAICLEYLRELSVDEVKRELSQFKGIGPKTVACVLMFYLQKDDFPVDTHVLRITKAIGWVPPTATREKAYIHLNNKIPDDLKFDLNCLFVTHGKLCQSCTIKLGVQKPKDVKAVCPLARYCCIKEEIQE, encoded by the exons ATGACCCGGAAGCCCAAGCGGAAGCTGCCGGCCTCGCCGTCGAGGCGCGACTCTCCGCTGGAGCCCTACCATGGCCacgccgccccctcccccgctcaatgCCTGGCCGTCCGCGACGCCCTCCTCGCCTTCCATGGCTTCCCCGACGAGTTCGCGCccttccgcctcctccgcctcggcCTCTCGCCTGAGGACGAGGGCGACCAGCCGGCTCCTCGTCCGACCGTCCTAGACGGGCTCGTCACCACCCTCCTCTCGCAGAACACCACCGACGCCATCTCCCGCCGCGCATTCGCCTCCCTCAAGGCCGCCTTCCCCTCCTGGGATCAG GTGGTCGACGAGGAGGGGATGGGGCTGGAGGACGCCATCAGGTGTGGGGGCCTGGCTGCGACGAAGGCGGCGAGGATCCGGGCGATGCTGAGGGGCGTGAGGGAGAAGAGGGGCGCGATTTGCCTCGAGTACCTGCGGGAGCTGTCCGTGGATGAGGTCAAGAGGGAGCTCTCGCAGTTCAAAGGGATTGGGCCAAAGACT GTGGCATGTGTCCTGATGTTCTATCTTCAAAAGGATGACTTTCCAGTAGATACTCAT GTACTCCGCATTACAAAGGCTATTGGTTGGGTTCCTCCAACAGCTACTAGGGAGAAAGCATACATTCATCTGAATAATAAGATTCCTGATGATCTGAAGTTTGACTTGAATTGTCTATTTGTTACTCATGGGAAGCTTTGTCAATCGTGTACGATAAAGTTAGGAGTCCAGAAACCCAAGGATGTCAAGGCTGTTTGTCCCTTAGCAAGGTACTGTTGTATCAAAGAAGAAATTCAGGAATAG